A genomic segment from Truepera sp. encodes:
- the recA gene encoding recombinase RecA: MEDERKKALESALLQIERQFGRGAIMRLGAEPVGVLGSGVISTGSLSVDVALGVGGLPRGRVVEVYGPESGGKTTLALHVVAEAQAAGGVAAFVDAEHALDPAYAAALGVDVDELLVSQPDTGEQALEIVELLVRSGAVDVVVVDSVAALTPRAEIEGEMGDAHVGLQARLMSQALRKLTGVLSKSRTTAIFINQIREKIGVMYGNPETTPGGRALKFYASVRLEVRRKGDVKVGVERVGNRVRVKVTKNKVAPPFREAEVDIVFGKGFDKLGDLVAVASDLGIVVKSGSWFSYGDTRLGQGKERAVEFIAANPELIGEIRGKVMDALKLGGKTGTSSEGELEEGAL, translated from the coding sequence ATGGAAGACGAGCGCAAGAAGGCCTTGGAGTCCGCTTTGTTGCAGATCGAGCGGCAGTTTGGTCGTGGGGCGATCATGCGGTTGGGGGCTGAGCCGGTTGGGGTGTTGGGGTCTGGGGTTATTTCGACTGGGTCTTTGAGTGTGGATGTGGCGTTGGGGGTTGGGGGTTTGCCGCGGGGGCGGGTGGTGGAGGTGTATGGGCCGGAGTCGGGGGGTAAGACGACTTTGGCTTTGCATGTGGTGGCTGAGGCGCAGGCGGCTGGTGGGGTGGCGGCGTTCGTGGATGCTGAGCATGCGTTGGATCCGGCTTATGCGGCGGCGTTGGGGGTGGACGTTGATGAGTTGTTGGTGTCGCAGCCGGATACGGGTGAGCAGGCGTTGGAGATCGTGGAGTTGTTGGTGCGGTCGGGGGCGGTGGATGTGGTGGTGGTGGATAGTGTGGCGGCGTTGACGCCGCGGGCTGAGATCGAGGGTGAGATGGGGGATGCGCATGTGGGGTTGCAGGCGCGGTTGATGTCGCAGGCGCTCAGGAAGTTGACGGGGGTGTTGTCGAAGTCGCGGACGACGGCGATTTTCATCAATCAGATCCGGGAGAAGATCGGGGTGATGTATGGGAATCCGGAGACGACGCCGGGGGGTAGGGCGCTTAAGTTTTATGCGAGTGTGCGGCTTGAGGTGAGGCGTAAGGGGGATGTGAAGGTGGGGGTCGAGCGGGTGGGTAATCGGGTGCGGGTGAAGGTGACGAAGAACAAGGTGGCGCCGCCTTTTCGTGAGGCGGAGGTGGACATCGTGTTCGGTAAGGGGTTCGATAAGTTGGGGGATCTGGTGGCGGTGGCGAGTGATCTTGGGATCGTGGTTAAGAGCGGGTCGTGGTTCTCGTATGGGGACACGCGGTTGGGTCAGGGTAAGGAGCGGGCGGTGGAGTTCATCGCTGCTAATCCCGAGCTGATCGGTGAGATCCGCGGCAAGGTCATGGACGCCCTCAAACTCGGAGGCAAGACCGGCACCAGTAGTGAAGGCGAACTCGAGGAAGGTGCCCTGTGA
- a CDS encoding CinA family nicotinamide mononucleotide deamidase-related protein, with the protein MKAIRSAEVIAVGTELLLGEIVDTNSARVAADLAAIGVDVYWSQRVGDNLERIAQALSGALGRSDLVVLTGGLGPTDDDVTRDAIAGVLGEEQHVDPTLEAWLRQRFAGRGRHMPESNLRQARLIPSAEVLPNPIGTAPGWLARVTRGASVRYIVTLPGPPRELERMWKVEALPRLPLPSSKLFVHTFKTIGVGESTVAEALGALTMQANPSVATYAKADGVHVRVAAKADDAEHALMLAKPTMNAVAAALGDSVWGTNGDDLPSLVLALLRARGQRVAIAEGATGGVLTGYLVGADDGTDPLARPKNLAGSPSVAPDRSGAIRGSVIACDVETMRALGVHTRLLQRLPYEAVELVAALAAAVRAFFKADIGIANLGPCVPVLAAPSNLDFDARSAADVDTDSGAPPPPGSVSGASNVVGGRPVEEERLMTKVVIAIASDSGTSVKHLDLPPLGGPWQRERTAFTSLHLIRSALR; encoded by the coding sequence ATGAAAGCCATCCGCAGCGCGGAAGTCATCGCCGTTGGTACGGAGCTGTTGCTCGGCGAGATCGTCGACACCAACAGCGCTCGCGTGGCCGCCGACCTGGCGGCGATCGGGGTCGACGTCTACTGGTCGCAGCGCGTCGGCGACAACCTGGAGCGCATCGCACAAGCACTCTCGGGCGCGCTCGGCCGCAGCGACCTGGTCGTCCTGACCGGCGGCCTCGGCCCCACGGACGACGACGTCACCCGCGACGCGATAGCAGGCGTGTTGGGCGAGGAGCAGCACGTCGACCCCACGCTGGAAGCGTGGCTGCGGCAGCGCTTCGCGGGCCGCGGCCGTCACATGCCCGAGTCGAACCTCAGGCAGGCCCGCCTCATCCCTTCCGCCGAGGTGCTCCCCAACCCGATCGGAACGGCTCCGGGCTGGCTCGCGCGCGTCACGCGTGGCGCATCGGTCCGTTACATCGTCACGTTGCCGGGGCCGCCTCGCGAACTGGAGAGGATGTGGAAGGTCGAGGCCCTCCCCCGGCTCCCGCTGCCCAGCAGCAAGCTCTTCGTACACACGTTCAAGACGATCGGCGTGGGCGAATCGACGGTGGCCGAGGCCCTCGGCGCGCTCACCATGCAGGCCAATCCGAGCGTGGCCACCTACGCCAAGGCCGACGGCGTCCACGTGCGCGTGGCCGCGAAGGCCGACGACGCCGAGCACGCTTTGATGCTCGCGAAACCAACCATGAACGCGGTCGCCGCAGCGTTGGGCGACAGCGTGTGGGGAACCAACGGCGACGATCTCCCCAGCCTCGTGCTGGCCCTGCTGCGTGCCCGCGGACAACGCGTCGCCATAGCGGAGGGCGCCACGGGCGGAGTGCTTACCGGTTACCTGGTCGGCGCCGACGACGGCACCGACCCGCTCGCCCGGCCCAAGAACCTCGCGGGAAGCCCGAGCGTGGCCCCGGACCGATCAGGGGCCATAAGGGGCAGCGTGATAGCATGCGACGTGGAAACCATGAGAGCGCTCGGGGTACACACTCGACTCCTTCAGCGACTGCCTTACGAGGCCGTCGAGCTCGTGGCCGCGCTCGCGGCTGCGGTCAGAGCGTTCTTCAAGGCTGACATCGGCATCGCCAACCTGGGACCCTGCGTTCCGGTCCTGGCGGCGCCCTCGAACTTGGATTTCGACGCACGCAGCGCCGCTGACGTTGACACCGACTCCGGAGCGCCGCCCCCACCGGGCAGTGTTTCCGGGGCGTCGAACGTCGTCGGCGGCCGACCGGTTGAGGAAGAACGCCTGATGACGAAGGTAGTTATCGCGATTGCTAGTGACTCCGGAACTTCCGTGAAGCACCTCGACTTGCCACCACTTGGCGGGCCTTGGCAACGCGAAAGGACCGCTTTCACCAGCCTCCACCTCATCCGGTCCGCGTTGCGCTGA
- a CDS encoding magnesium chelatase — translation MASSPFIADSTSSTHPRPATTLAELRGTKWERLAGRSVRDEIRANLVAALQRGQPLFEGVLGYQDTVVPAIVNALLSRHHFILLGLRGQAKTRILRQLVTFLDPEVPYIAGTELRDDPFAPMSVEGREVLERQGDDTPIEWLQRDQRYVEKLATPDTTVADIVGDIDPIKAAKLGTRLGDERAVHFGLLPRANRGLFAINELPDLAGKVQVALFNVMQEGDVQIKGYPMRLPLDLLLVFSANPEDYTARGKIITPLKDRIGSEVRTHYPVSVEEGMAITSQEAWTEREEGVVVPTFVAEAVEEVAFQARIDSRVDKHSGVSQRLPISLLENVVSNAEQRALSVGGPGMARISDLYKALPAVTGKIELEYEGELKGSENVAREIVHRAIGQVYARRAAGLDASEVVEYFEEGNNLRLRADTASGEWQGQLAGVPGLLSLADSVAASEPLHSAEGTDDLVVVTAEFILEGLHARKLIGRSEEFGYSAPESREPSTRPRWN, via the coding sequence ATGGCAAGCTCCCCGTTCATCGCAGATAGTACGTCCAGCACGCACCCCAGGCCCGCGACGACGCTGGCGGAGCTGCGCGGCACCAAGTGGGAAAGGCTCGCTGGGCGCAGTGTGAGAGACGAGATCCGCGCCAACCTCGTGGCCGCCCTGCAGCGGGGCCAACCCCTCTTCGAGGGAGTGCTCGGCTATCAAGACACCGTGGTTCCCGCCATCGTCAACGCCCTGCTCAGCCGGCATCACTTCATCCTTCTCGGGCTCCGTGGCCAGGCCAAGACGCGGATCCTGCGCCAGCTCGTAACCTTCCTCGACCCGGAGGTGCCCTACATCGCGGGCACGGAGTTGCGTGACGATCCCTTCGCGCCCATGTCAGTGGAAGGCCGAGAGGTCCTCGAGCGCCAGGGCGACGACACGCCCATCGAATGGCTCCAACGCGATCAGCGCTACGTCGAGAAGCTTGCCACCCCGGACACCACGGTCGCGGACATCGTTGGCGATATCGACCCGATCAAGGCCGCCAAGCTCGGAACCCGGCTCGGAGACGAGCGCGCCGTGCATTTCGGCCTGCTGCCGCGGGCCAACCGCGGCCTATTCGCCATCAACGAACTGCCCGACCTCGCGGGTAAGGTCCAGGTCGCACTCTTCAACGTCATGCAGGAGGGCGACGTTCAGATCAAGGGCTACCCCATGCGCCTCCCGCTGGACCTTCTGCTCGTCTTCAGCGCTAATCCAGAGGACTACACCGCGCGCGGCAAGATCATCACGCCCCTGAAGGACCGTATAGGCAGCGAGGTGCGGACCCACTATCCGGTCAGCGTCGAAGAGGGCATGGCCATCACCAGCCAGGAGGCCTGGACCGAGCGCGAGGAGGGCGTGGTCGTGCCCACCTTCGTTGCCGAGGCGGTAGAGGAGGTGGCGTTCCAGGCGCGGATCGATTCGCGCGTCGACAAGCACTCCGGCGTCTCGCAACGCCTGCCCATCAGCCTGCTGGAGAACGTCGTCAGTAACGCCGAGCAGCGCGCGTTGTCGGTGGGAGGACCGGGCATGGCCCGCATATCGGACCTTTACAAGGCCTTACCGGCGGTGACGGGCAAGATCGAGCTCGAGTACGAGGGCGAACTCAAGGGGTCCGAGAACGTGGCGCGCGAGATCGTGCACCGGGCGATAGGTCAGGTGTACGCGCGGCGGGCCGCCGGCCTGGACGCATCGGAAGTCGTCGAGTACTTCGAGGAGGGTAACAACCTGCGTTTGCGGGCAGACACGGCGAGTGGCGAGTGGCAGGGTCAGCTGGCCGGTGTGCCGGGGCTGCTCTCGTTGGCCGACAGCGTGGCGGCCTCGGAACCTCTACACTCCGCGGAGGGCACCGACGATCTGGTGGTGGTCACGGCCGAGTTCATCCTGGAAGGGCTCCACGCCCGGAAGTTGATAGGCCGTAGCGAGGAGTTCGGCTACTCCGCGCCCGAGAGCCGGGAACCCTCGACCAGGCCCCGGTGGAACTGA
- a CDS encoding VWA domain-containing protein produces the protein MAVVRYSKYEGGLDDLDMADLMRMLQDRLMQSGFERNPYDPDPDYQQSLQELYEAIAQALIENALVSEDVVEAALNSENWMNSELGEAARRLAQRLGQEGYVRTMPTGEDPTEPSGTAGANGESPDPGQVKFELTDKAIDFLGYKTLHDVLGGAGRSSIGAHDTRFSTTGVETIGATKEYRFGDTLNLDVPATLGHAAARGLHAGSLDLQEDDLVVQESEFHSSAATVVMLDCSHSMILYGEDRFTPAKQVALALAHLIRTQYRGDTVKFVLFHNGAEEIPLGRLARSQVGPYHTNTAQGLRLAQRLLMRQNKEMKQIVMITDGKPSAITLPDGRLYRNAYGLDPLVLGETLREVNSCRRHGIQINTFMLARDPELVAFVQRVSAMTQGKAYFTTPHTIGRYVLLDYQSRRTKLVN, from the coding sequence ATGGCAGTAGTCCGCTACTCCAAGTATGAAGGGGGCCTTGACGACCTCGACATGGCCGACCTCATGCGCATGCTCCAAGACCGCCTCATGCAGTCGGGTTTCGAGCGCAACCCGTACGATCCCGACCCCGACTATCAGCAGTCTCTCCAGGAACTCTACGAGGCGATCGCGCAGGCGCTGATCGAGAACGCGCTGGTGAGTGAAGACGTCGTCGAAGCGGCGCTCAACTCCGAGAACTGGATGAACAGCGAGCTGGGTGAAGCGGCGCGCCGGCTGGCCCAGCGACTTGGCCAAGAGGGCTACGTACGCACGATGCCCACGGGCGAGGACCCCACCGAACCAAGCGGGACGGCGGGCGCCAACGGCGAAAGCCCCGACCCCGGGCAGGTGAAGTTCGAGCTCACCGACAAGGCCATCGATTTCCTCGGTTACAAGACGCTACACGACGTGCTGGGAGGAGCCGGCAGGTCGAGCATTGGCGCTCACGACACGCGCTTCTCGACCACCGGGGTGGAGACGATCGGCGCCACGAAGGAGTACAGGTTCGGCGACACGCTCAACCTGGACGTGCCGGCCACCCTCGGGCACGCCGCCGCTCGGGGCCTGCACGCGGGAAGCCTCGACCTGCAGGAGGACGACCTCGTGGTGCAGGAGTCGGAGTTCCACTCGTCGGCGGCCACCGTCGTCATGCTCGACTGCAGCCACTCGATGATCCTCTACGGCGAGGACCGCTTCACCCCCGCCAAACAGGTGGCGCTCGCCCTGGCGCACCTGATCCGCACCCAATACCGGGGTGACACCGTCAAGTTCGTGCTCTTCCATAACGGGGCGGAGGAGATCCCGCTCGGGCGCCTCGCGCGGTCGCAGGTGGGTCCGTATCACACCAACACGGCTCAAGGCTTGCGGCTTGCCCAGCGCCTCCTCATGCGGCAGAACAAGGAGATGAAGCAGATAGTGATGATCACGGACGGGAAGCCCTCCGCCATCACCCTCCCAGACGGCCGCCTCTACCGCAACGCCTACGGCCTCGACCCGCTCGTCCTAGGCGAAACGCTCCGCGAGGTCAACTCCTGCCGCCGGCACGGCATCCAGATCAACACGTTCATGCTGGCGCGCGACCCGGAGCTGGTGGCGTTCGTACAGCGCGTCAGCGCCATGACCCAAGGGAAGGCGTACTTCACGACGCCCCACACGATCGGCCGCTACGTGCTGCTCGACTACCAATCGAGGCGCACCAAGCTGGTCAACTGA
- a CDS encoding tetratricopeptide repeat protein, protein MHEERLDRRPGPRGSGDRAAWRALALVALLLVAAVATAQENEFTQMSDLLEQGYYNSAARLNGPELVARYPDSGRAHFLYARALYLTGNLTGALTELDRAVAIDGESDPAVVNLQGLLRAANGDPAGALRALQNAFLRSRDYQFAMDWGRVAWQAARYDEAIAAFDAAATTDEGRSKLWPYVDKGRLLVFTDRLPEAITAFNAAIDVFEATDPGEARPGSPAYVEAYYRLGEAYERLGEIDRAEVNYRAAKTADPNYAPAIQALDRLSRSFE, encoded by the coding sequence GTGCACGAGGAACGTCTCGATCGACGCCCTGGCCCGCGGGGCTCTGGCGACCGCGCCGCCTGGCGCGCCTTGGCGCTGGTCGCGCTGCTGCTCGTGGCGGCGGTTGCCACGGCTCAGGAGAACGAGTTCACGCAGATGAGCGACCTGCTCGAGCAGGGCTATTACAACTCCGCCGCGCGGCTGAACGGTCCCGAACTCGTGGCCCGATACCCCGACAGTGGTCGCGCGCACTTCCTGTACGCGCGCGCGCTGTACCTGACCGGTAACCTAACGGGCGCGCTCACGGAACTCGACAGGGCCGTGGCCATTGACGGTGAGTCCGACCCGGCCGTGGTCAACCTGCAGGGCCTGCTTCGGGCCGCCAACGGCGATCCTGCGGGTGCCCTGCGGGCCTTGCAGAACGCTTTCCTCAGGAGCCGCGATTACCAGTTCGCCATGGACTGGGGGCGCGTGGCGTGGCAGGCCGCGCGTTATGACGAGGCCATCGCGGCTTTCGACGCGGCCGCGACGACGGACGAGGGTCGCTCGAAACTCTGGCCCTACGTCGACAAGGGGCGGCTCCTGGTGTTCACCGACCGGCTGCCAGAAGCCATCACCGCCTTCAACGCGGCCATAGACGTGTTCGAGGCCACGGACCCGGGCGAGGCGCGCCCGGGGAGCCCCGCCTACGTGGAGGCGTACTACCGCCTGGGTGAGGCCTACGAGCGCCTCGGCGAGATCGACCGGGCAGAGGTCAACTACCGCGCGGCCAAGACGGCCGATCCCAACTACGCGCCGGCTATCCAGGCGCTGGACAGGCTGTCGCGCTCGTTCGAGTGA
- the csaB gene encoding polysaccharide pyruvyl transferase CsaB — MRVLLSGYYGAGNVGDEALLAGLVSGLRERGFEPVVLSADPRATRELHGVRSFDRVSGLLPALLRSGALVSGGGGLLQDVTSSRSLDYYLGVVRLARRLGKRVVLYGQSLGPLSTAGLGRTAAALRGLPVAVRDQESLALAGTLNLSAVLVADPALLLDVPPDLPGRDPSGPVVLVPRSGQDVLNSALETLALQLREDGTPLAATALHPQQDSPAVDRLVRLVPGLDVRDATTPALALRAVSGARYVVSVRLHGCILAARAGVGFAGLSYDPKVRGFLAQAAAPSFQRPVDQKSLVNLVRTSPPMEVHAIDHLTRLASEGLDWLADVLGPERTAGA; from the coding sequence GTGCGCGTCCTGCTTAGCGGCTACTACGGCGCGGGTAACGTCGGGGACGAGGCGCTCCTGGCGGGCCTGGTGAGCGGGCTGCGAGAACGTGGCTTCGAGCCCGTCGTGCTGTCCGCCGATCCGCGGGCCACGCGGGAGCTCCACGGTGTCCGGTCGTTCGACCGCGTGTCCGGCCTCCTGCCCGCGCTCTTGCGAAGCGGGGCGCTCGTGTCCGGTGGCGGGGGGCTGCTTCAGGACGTGACCAGCTCCCGCAGCCTCGACTACTACCTGGGCGTGGTGCGCCTGGCCAGGCGGCTCGGCAAGCGCGTCGTCTTGTACGGGCAATCGTTGGGGCCGCTGAGCACTGCCGGGTTGGGGCGGACGGCGGCTGCCCTGAGGGGCCTGCCGGTGGCGGTTCGCGATCAGGAGTCCTTGGCGCTCGCCGGCACCTTGAACCTGTCGGCCGTGCTGGTGGCGGATCCTGCCTTGCTGCTCGACGTACCGCCCGACCTGCCCGGCCGCGACCCCAGCGGTCCGGTGGTCCTGGTGCCCCGGTCGGGTCAGGACGTCCTCAACTCCGCCCTCGAGACCCTCGCGCTGCAACTGAGGGAGGACGGCACGCCGCTCGCGGCGACGGCGCTTCACCCGCAGCAGGACTCGCCCGCGGTAGACCGACTGGTACGTCTGGTGCCCGGCTTGGACGTCAGGGACGCGACGACGCCCGCCTTGGCGCTGCGCGCCGTCTCCGGCGCGCGCTACGTGGTTTCCGTGCGGCTGCACGGTTGCATCCTGGCTGCACGGGCGGGAGTCGGCTTCGCCGGGCTGTCTTACGACCCGAAGGTGCGCGGCTTCCTGGCTCAGGCCGCGGCGCCGTCGTTCCAGCGGCCCGTCGACCAGAAGTCGCTCGTGAACCTCGTGAGAACGTCACCACCCATGGAGGTCCACGCCATCGACCACCTGACGCGCCTCGCCTCCGAAGGTCTCGATTGGCTGGCCGACGTTCTGGGCCCCGAGCGGACCGCGGGGGCGTAG
- a CDS encoding DUF5693 family protein, giving the protein MSPTGFRSSRLDQALWLVVLLALVPAAVLGLRRVAAEGSREQVAVVMDEQALAVQGSMVGLTSLELGRRYQALGLPGVALYEDTIETLASKGYAATLLGSELKAQLVAAGEAPPPIPSNATLVTALAPGALDRLIAKNVPPARSFELNGRTWYLWPGSVKPTLPAGPDEAQVRLWKSAGFDVAYRPRNGPYSLVGVGADFPPEASYIVHAGTQVAGWPFGLDELVAASQGFYTAVIEGSPQNGMAEIANKVPTVRLLSFNQDYVDRRLRPGDLVEKYLLGVEERNVRLLYLRPYTTVELGDPIANTEKLVSALIPALRAHGYDVGPLESLGTTYRTNAWLRGLAALGVLAGALLLARRFPSPWGAVALGLVLLACLFFAGARWDALALLAALVFPALGYLTFKERLPAILGATAVSLAGALLLAAVGSERETLLAIRPFSGVGLTLLAPPLIFLAAYLLRLHRPVVWIKRLLTTNLTFGHVALGLVALTAVGLVLLRRGNDPVIGVSQFELTLRSLLGEFVARPRFKELLGHPAALVALALPGWPVWLRAPLLTAGVVAQASILNSFSHYHTPLLISLERTGVALLVGLVIGAVLAPLAALLTRLVRRWLQGAEDDLSHA; this is encoded by the coding sequence TTGAGCCCCACCGGTTTCAGGAGCTCGAGGCTCGACCAGGCGCTCTGGCTGGTGGTTCTCCTGGCGCTGGTCCCGGCCGCCGTGCTAGGGCTACGCAGGGTGGCCGCCGAGGGCAGCCGCGAGCAGGTCGCCGTCGTCATGGACGAGCAGGCGCTGGCCGTCCAGGGGAGCATGGTCGGGCTCACGAGCCTGGAGCTCGGGAGGCGCTATCAAGCGTTAGGGTTGCCCGGCGTGGCGCTTTACGAGGACACCATCGAGACGCTGGCGTCGAAGGGCTACGCCGCAACCCTGCTCGGCTCCGAGCTGAAGGCCCAACTGGTGGCTGCCGGCGAGGCGCCGCCGCCCATCCCGTCGAACGCGACACTGGTGACGGCGCTGGCGCCGGGGGCCCTCGACCGCCTGATCGCCAAGAACGTGCCTCCCGCGCGCTCGTTCGAACTGAACGGCCGCACCTGGTACTTGTGGCCAGGTAGTGTCAAGCCGACACTACCGGCCGGTCCGGACGAGGCCCAGGTGCGCCTGTGGAAGAGCGCCGGGTTCGACGTGGCGTACAGGCCGCGCAACGGTCCCTACTCCCTGGTGGGCGTGGGTGCGGACTTCCCCCCGGAGGCCAGCTACATAGTGCACGCCGGCACGCAGGTCGCGGGGTGGCCGTTCGGCTTGGACGAGCTCGTCGCCGCCTCGCAGGGCTTCTACACGGCCGTGATCGAGGGCAGCCCGCAGAACGGCATGGCCGAGATAGCGAACAAGGTCCCCACCGTCAGGCTCCTCAGCTTCAACCAGGACTACGTGGACCGCCGCCTGCGCCCCGGCGACCTGGTCGAGAAGTACTTGCTGGGAGTCGAGGAGCGCAACGTGCGGCTGCTCTACCTGCGTCCCTACACGACCGTGGAACTGGGCGACCCGATCGCCAACACGGAGAAGCTGGTGTCTGCCCTGATCCCCGCCCTGCGGGCGCACGGCTACGACGTCGGTCCGCTCGAGAGCCTGGGCACCACCTACCGGACCAACGCCTGGCTGCGGGGCCTGGCGGCCCTAGGCGTTCTCGCGGGCGCACTCCTGTTGGCGCGCCGCTTCCCCTCGCCCTGGGGCGCAGTGGCGCTCGGTCTGGTGCTCCTGGCGTGTCTGTTCTTCGCGGGCGCCAGGTGGGACGCGCTGGCGCTCCTCGCCGCCCTCGTCTTCCCTGCGCTCGGGTACCTCACGTTCAAGGAGCGCTTGCCGGCCATCCTCGGGGCCACCGCGGTGAGCCTCGCCGGCGCGCTGCTGCTGGCGGCGGTCGGCAGCGAGCGCGAGACCCTGCTCGCCATCAGGCCCTTCTCGGGCGTGGGCCTCACTCTGCTTGCGCCCCCGCTCATCTTCCTGGCCGCCTACCTGTTGCGGCTGCACCGGCCCGTCGTGTGGATCAAGCGCCTGCTCACCACCAACCTCACGTTCGGCCACGTGGCCTTGGGCCTCGTCGCCCTAACCGCCGTCGGGTTGGTGCTGCTGCGCCGCGGCAACGACCCGGTGATCGGTGTCAGCCAGTTCGAGCTGACGCTGCGCTCGCTGCTGGGAGAGTTCGTGGCGCGGCCTCGCTTCAAGGAGCTGCTCGGGCACCCTGCGGCGCTGGTGGCGCTGGCGCTGCCCGGCTGGCCAGTGTGGTTGCGCGCCCCGTTGCTCACGGCGGGGGTGGTGGCGCAGGCCAGCATCCTCAACTCGTTCAGCCACTACCACACACCGCTGCTCATCTCGCTCGAACGCACCGGCGTGGCGCTGCTGGTGGGGCTGGTCATCGGCGCCGTGCTCGCGCCACTCGCTGCCCTCCTCACGCGCCTCGTGAGGCGCTGGTTGCAAGGGGCCGAGGACGATCTATCACATGCTTGA
- the udk gene encoding uridine kinase — translation MSAGPLVIGLAGGTGSGKTTVAKALLAAAGDGNALLLPQDAYYRAQGDLPFEARVLTNYDEPSAFDSELLVRHVDQLKAGNAVARPVYDFQVHDRAAETVRLEPAPVIIVEGILVLHDQHLRERMGLKVFIDAPPDERFIRRLERDVAERGRSAQAVIDQYRRTVKPMHDLFVEPTKQYADLVLPEGGKNRVALEVLFDHIDGYLRRRRRGEA, via the coding sequence ATGAGCGCCGGCCCGCTGGTCATCGGTCTCGCCGGGGGCACCGGCTCGGGGAAGACCACGGTCGCCAAGGCGCTCTTGGCGGCGGCCGGCGACGGCAACGCCCTGCTGCTCCCACAGGACGCCTATTACCGCGCGCAGGGAGACCTGCCTTTCGAGGCTCGCGTGCTGACCAACTACGACGAGCCGAGCGCCTTCGATTCGGAGCTGCTGGTGCGCCACGTAGACCAGCTCAAAGCGGGCAACGCCGTTGCCCGGCCCGTGTACGACTTCCAGGTCCACGACCGCGCGGCCGAGACGGTGAGGTTGGAGCCCGCGCCTGTCATCATCGTCGAAGGGATCCTCGTCCTCCACGACCAGCACCTCCGTGAACGCATGGGGCTCAAGGTGTTCATCGATGCACCGCCCGACGAGCGCTTCATCCGGCGCCTGGAGCGCGACGTCGCCGAACGCGGGCGCAGCGCTCAGGCGGTCATCGATCAGTACCGCCGGACGGTGAAACCCATGCATGACCTCTTCGTCGAGCCCACGAAGCAGTATGCCGACCTCGTCTTGCCGGAGGGCGGAAAGAACCGCGTCGCCCTCGAAGTCCTTTTCGATCACATCGACGGCTACCTCAGGCGGCGCCGGCGCGGTGAGGCTTGA